The window GATAACTTCGTTCCATCCAGTAGCGACCTCAGAGTCAGAGACTTTTCGGCCTTTAAAAGTGATGGTTCGCCCACTTACGGCTCTAATTCTATCTACGGTTCGTTTCAGATTTAATCGGACTATCTCAGGAGGGTGGGCAGCCGATTTTTTTATGTCTAAGGTCCAAAGATGATCGAGCGCATTTGGAATGTCCACCCGAACGCGCGCAAGTTTGCTCAGCTCATCTTTTCGCGCCAAGCGAAACCATGTGCCCCAAATGATTAGTCGTCTATTTCTGTAAATATAAAAACCCTGCTGGCTTCGAACTCCCTCGGTTCCCCCAACAAGTTGTGTGTCGTTATTACTAAGTTTGCTTATGTGAGGCAAGATAAAGGGTTTGACCACGACCTTCTTGCCCTCTACGGAAAAAATTTCCTCATCCAATGGCTGTGTGGCTTTGTGATGGGTAAGGAACGGGTCAAACGGCACAATTAAAGAGCCGTTCAAAGCTATTGAAATTTTAGGTTTGCTTCCCTCTTTAACTAGGAATCTATGGAAAACAAGTGATAAATGCTCGCGAGCGGTCAACATCTTCATGCCTAGCGCACTTTCTGGATCTGTCTCTCCAATAAGTAATTTATCTAAGTTTTGCCACAATACGATTGTTCCAGTTTTCTGCAACGAAAGCTGATTAAAATGAGGTAGAGCTTGGTATTCTGATGCTTCTAGCTGAAGCATTACCCAGGCACCTTTTTCGATAACGACATCAAGGTCCCAGCAATAGGCACTTATGTTCGCATCTTGTTTCGAAATAACTGTCATGCGCCGGCATTGAGATATGGAAGCGGTTTTTAATCCTAAGCCGTAGCGGCCCATATCTTCTCCGCTTCTTTCTAAAAGGGGATTTTTACTGCCGTGTCGCATCGCGTTCTGTAGCGCCTCATGCGACATACCTTTTCCATCGTCTATAACCGCGATGTAAGGAGTATCGTTAGGGCGGAACTCGATATAAATCTCTTTTGCGTGGGCGGAGATACTGTTATCTATCAAATCCGCCACGGCCGAATCCAATGTATATCCAATAGATCGCATTGACTCGAGCAAGGAGGCTGCGTGGGGAGGGTGTTGAACCTCTTTCATCGCAGCCGCCTTCCGGTACGGAAGTCAATCGAAATGGTCTCGAACAGAAGCATCCTTGTCCCCCTGCGGGCTGGTGTTAATTCCTTGCAGTCCATCCTGCCGCGCAGCATGGCTTTGATCATAGATTAGCCGACAAGGCATGACATCTATTGGCCACCATTCTTTACACAAATTTAGCTATGTCGCAAGTCCGATTCGTTGGTGGCGTTGCGTTATGTACCGTAGCAACCCCGTTTTCAGCTGATCATGGAGGCCACATTCCTTTCGGGACGCTGAGAGGAGATTCTACCCTTGATAATACGCTCGACTACTCTCGCAATTTTACTTGCAAGTAGAGGAGGAACGGCGTTGCCGACTTGATGGTATTGTTGTGTGCGATTTCCCAGAAAAAAATAATTATCGGGAAAGGTTTGTAATCTGGCCGCTTCCCTTACAGTCAAACTGCGACATTGATTAGGGTCGTAATGAATGAAATAGTGTCCATCTTTCGAGATGTGGCTGGTTATGGTAGAAGAGTGCTGGCGATCAATTTGAACCCGAAAACGATCACTAAATTTACCACTTTCCCAGTTTTTATGGTCAGGTGCTAATCCAGGAAGATTGAATTCTTGATGACCCTTTGGAGAGTAGTGATGGGCCTGCGCGAAGACTGACGCATAAATATAGCGCTTAAGATCAGCGCTCATGTGGCTTCGAGCTTCGTGGTTGAGCCAAACGCCTAATTTAGAGTCTGTAAGCCAAGAATTTAGTTCGTCCGAGTTTACTGATCCACTCCAAGAGCTGGTTTTTTTAACGCGTAGTCCTCCATTGTTTAAACTTCCGCCCGAAAAAGAATCTCGAAATATCCTAAGTTTCATTTCTAAAGTGAGATCCTTTTTTTCGGACGAAATAAGATCCCTATGTAGGGTTTCGAGATGTCTCAAAATCTCGTTGCACCACTTGTCTGGGGTGTCATTTCCTCTGGAGAGTGTACTGCGCAGTGGAGGGAGGTTTCCAAGAACGTCCCTAACGGTGACAGGTGGAGCGGATGCAAGTTTGTGTTCGCTTATGCCGCCAACGTAATCCTCAGATACGCCTACTAGTATAACTCTGTGGCGACCTTGCGGAATGCCGTAATCTTCTGCGCGTATTATAAAATTATTAAAATCTATAGAGTCTGGCTCCATCCCAGATTCATAGATGTCATCTGAAACTAAAGAGCAGATTTTATATTTTTTTCCGGTTCCGTTTTTTATCCCCAGCGCCGCATCAGGGTCGGCAAGGTCTTGGAGTATTTGGGGGAAAATTTGCGTGCCACCAACTTTTGAGGAAAGAATTCCTTTGACGTTTTCCATGACAAATACAGCAGGGCGCTTTCTCTGGATTATTCGCAGGTATTCCCTATATAAAAAGTGACGATGATCATCTTCCGCTTTGTAGTCGATATTTCCTTTGTTGCGCGCGCGCCCAACAATTGAATAAGCTTGACAAGGAGGTCCACCAATTAATACCCAAGGCTTACTGGTATCCAGTCGTTTCTCCAGAATCCGGTCTAGTTCGGCATTTCCTTCTACGCTTCCGAGTTTAATTTGACGAGCTTCGGTGTCGGCATGTTGCCATTCTTTATAACTGTCTGAGCTCCAAGGTTGTGCCACACCAGCCGTTTCGCAGTAATAATAATAATCTTCAAGGGCTGCTGGGTTGTATTTTTTTAGCGCTCGATAAAATGCGCGAAGTCTCAGTGTGGATCGAGCGAACGGATCCATCTCGGCAGAGACTAATATATCAAAGCTTCTGCCCCCACTGAGTGAAGAGAACCCTTCACCTAGGCCGCCGGGGCCGGCAAAGAGATCCACGACCTGTAAAGGGTTGTCACAATTCATGAGCTACATCTGCCAAAGGTAATCGAAAGTGGATGTTGTAGATAAAGAGACCAGGTCGAGGATGATGGCAGCAATAACCGGCAAAAATACGCAGCCTGAGCTTGCGTTGCGCCGGTTCCTTCATGCCAATGGTTACCGCTTTCGCCTGCACCGCAAGGACCTCCCAGGGAAGCCTGACATTGTAATTCCCAAACTACGGACCTGTATATTTGTACATGGATGTTTTTGGCATCGCCATGCGGGGTGTCGGTACGCTACTACACCTAAGACCCGGAGCGAATTCTGGGCAGCAAAATTTTCCAGAAATGTTGAGAGAGACCTCGAAAATGTTTACGCCTTGAGGTCCCTCGGCTGGAGGGTTATTACCATTTGGGAGTGTGAGATCAAGCGAGGTTCCGAATGCCTTTCTCAGCTGCAACACGCCCTTCAGGAGTAGGGCAACCATCGACAGGGCTATGTTTTCCTAGCTCACTCATGGACGCTAGCATTCAAAGGTCTATCCAGAGAGGCTGGCTACTCAGCGACCAGAGCTTCCACAAAATCCTTCATACAACAAGGCTGTAAAGATTTGGAAAGTGAGGATAAATTTCTTGCGTGCATTAAAAAGCCGGCTTATGGCCGGCTTCTCGTTGACTAACTCAGTTCGTTTTTGACAAACCTCACCAGCCTTCAAAACGTACATCCGGCTCTTGCGGCCGGCTGTGGGACTTGGTCAGAAAGTGATCTGCCTTGTCGGTGCGAGCGTGGGCTCGCAAATGTGGGGCGGAGGATACGCGGGTTTGCTTCAGAATCCCAGTGGTAAGTGGTGTGGAATCATTGGGTTAGGGGTGATTCAGGGGGAAAGCAGGGGGCTGCTGCGCAGCCCAGCGGGAGCAAGCTCCCTCGCCACAAAAGCTTCTGCCACAGCCTCTGCCACGGCTCCTGCCACAATTCCCGCCACGGTTTCTGGCCTTGGGTGGGTTAGTCGAACACCGGCGGTCTCCGTTTGTTGAGGGTGGACCACCAGAACACCCAGCCGATTACCCGGATGTGTTGCGCTTCGATCTGTTCGGCGCTGAAGACCTCGTCAGGATACGCAGCACAGTTATGGCTACGCAGGCGTAGCCGATTACCGGGAATGCGGTGCAGGTATTTGATGCGCAGCATGCCGTCGTGCTCAAGCGCATAGATATGGCCGTCGACGATTTGGGTCAGGCCGCGGTCGATGGCGAGGGTGGAGCCGTCTTCGATGCGTTCGGCCATGCTGTCGCCGACCATGGTGGTGCAGATGGCGTCGCCGGGGTCGATTTCCAGGGATTCTAGGTGGCTGCGGGGCAGGCGGATGGTTTGGTCGGGGATTTCGATGATGTGGGTTTTGGTTTCGCCGGGGGCGATGGGGGCTTCCTTGTAGAGGGGCAGTTCGATGTCCGTGGTTTCTTGCACGCTGTAGACGCCATCGTTTTCGGCGGCTTCATAGGTGATGCCAGGGCCCAGGCCCAGTGGGGTCTGCGGGCCTTCGCCGGTGGCGAGCCATTGCGGGCTGACGGTCAGCAGGCTGGCGATGGAGTAGATGCGCCCTGGCGGGATGCCACGGTTGAACCAGTTGTTTATGTGCTGGGATTTCACGCCGTATAACTTCGCGAAGTCGGCGGATCGGATATTCGCTTCTTTTAGAAGGGCTCTGAAGCGGTCGCCACTGGAAAGTATTTTCATAAACGGAAAGTTTAGGGGCGACTGTGTTTTCGGCAATAAACAAGTCGTGCAAATATATAAGACGATCTTTCCGTTTGCAGGATTTGAAAGGGGCGGGCTAAACGGGGTTAAACGGTATTAATACAACTTTGTATTTATCATTATTAAGACATAAAAAACCCCGGTGCAAACCGGGGTTTTTCTTTACTTCAGTCTCAGCCTTTGTAGGCGGCAACCGACTTGGTGATCGCTTCGCGGGCGGCGTCAGCACCGGCCCAGCCTTCGATCTTGACCCACTTGCCTTTCTCGAGATCCTTGTAGTTCTCGAAGAAGTGTTCGATCTGCTGGATCAGCAGGGCTGGCAGGTCGGTGTATTCCTTCACGTCGACGTACAGCTGCGACAGTTTGTCGTGCGGTACGGCGATGACTTTGGCGTCGCCGCCGCCGTCGTCGGTCATGTTCAGGATGCCAACCGGACGGGCGCGGATGACCGAGCCTGGGGCGACTGGGTAAGGGGTCACGACCAGCACGTCGAGGGGGTCACCGTCGTCGGCCAGGGTGTTGGGGATGAAACCGTAGTTGGCCGGGTAGAACATTGGGGTGGCCATGAAACGGTCAACGAACAGGCAATCGCTGTCTTTGTCGATTTCGTATTTGATCGGGGCGTGGTTGGCCGGGATTTCGATCGCGACGTAGATGTCGTTCGGCAGGTCTTTGCCAGCCGGAATCTTGCTGTAGCTCATTGGGCGGTGCCCCCGTTAGTTGACCAAATGACTGGTCGGATTGACCAAAAAGTGGCGGCGATTATAGGCATATTCGGCCGTCGATGCCACGTTACAAGGGTCTTAGAGACCTTAGTATGACGCCTGATAGACCGGATCTTCGGCTTGAAGTTGCCGCAGCCGGGCCAGCGGGTCCTGGCGGTAGAACGCCTTGAGCTGTTCATAGACCCGCGGGTACGCCTGGTGCAGCAGGTCTGGGGCGCTGAAGAAGTATTCGCTGGTGACGGCGAAGAACTCCGCCGGATTCTCTGCGGCGTAGGGATCGATGACCGTTTCTGCGTCCGGATCCTGGTCCAGTTGGCGGTTGAGGTCGTCGAAAGCCTGTTGCATGGCGTCGGCCCAGTCTTTGACCCGCATGTCGGCATGCAGCGGTGGCAGGCCGTTGGCGTCGCCGTTGAGCATGTCGAGTTTGTGCGCCAGCTCATGGATCACCAGGTTGTAGCCGTCCCAGCCGCCGCTGGCGAGCACGCCGTCCCAGGCCAGGATGATCGGGCCCTGGGGCCAGGCTTCGCCGCTGTGTTCGCCGTCCCATTCGTGCTCGATGCCGCTGGCGTCACGGTAGCGCTGGGGGCTGAGGAAGTCGTCGGGGTAGAGCACGATTTCGTGGAAGCCCTGGTACCAGTTCAAGTCGCCGAGGTGCATCAGCGGCAATTGGGCCTGGGCGGCGAGCAGCAGGCGTTGTTCCTGGTGCAGTTCGACGCCGGGCAGGGCGCTCAGGTGTTTGTCATGCAGGAACAGTACGCAGGCTTCGCGCAGCCATTGGTCCTCGGTGGCGCTGATGCCGTCGAGAAAGCTCAACTGGTGACGCACCCGCTGCCAGGTTTCCTCGCTGACGGGATGTTTGGCGAGGGTGCGTTGCCGGCGCCAGCCGCTCAGGGACCACATGGGCGATCAGCGCGGATGGGCTTTCGAGGCGCTGGCGGCGAGGCGGCTGCGGATCACGCCGATGATCATCGGTACCAGCGACAGCAGGATGATGCCCAGCACCAGCAGCGACAGGTTCTGCTTGATGAATGGCACGTTGCCGAAGAAGAACCCGAGGGTGACCAGGCCGCCGACCCACAGGATGGTGCCCAGGACGCTGAAGGCGAAGAAGCGCGGGTAGGGCATTTTTGCAACGCCGGCGACGAAGGGGGCGAAGGTGCGGATGATCGGCAGGAAGCGCGCCAGGGTCACGGTTTTGCCGCCGTGCTTGTCGTAGAAGTCGTGGGTTTGTTGCAGGTAGTCGCGGCGGAAGATTTTCGAGTTCGGGTTGCTGAACAGCCGTTCGCCTGCGGTGCGGCCAATGATGTAGTTGGTGCTGTCGCCGAGGATCGCCGCCAGCATCAGCAGGCCACCGAGTAGCACCGGGTCCATGCCGCCACCGGCGGCTACCGCGCCGGCGATGAACAGCAGGGAATCGCCTGGTAGGAAGGGCATCACCACCAGGCCGGTTTCGCAGAAGATCACCAGGAACAGGATGGCGTAGATCCACGGCCCGTAGTTGGTCACCAGCAGGTCGAGGTACACATCGAGATGCAGAATGAGGTCGAGGGGGTTGAAATCCATGCAAAGCACCTGTGGTCGCGGCCTGACTGGGTGGGGCCTGTGGGTCGGGCTTCGAGTAAGGCTACAGCGCGTGTAGCTTTTTCTTACAAGCCGGGAAGAGCGGCATTATACGAGGTCGAGGGTGGTGTGCGTGGTGAGTTTGTAGCGGGGGATGTCGGGAGGCTTCTGGCTGGGTGAAGAACTCTGTGGCGAGGGAGCTTGCTCCCGCTGGAGCGCGAAGCGGTCCCAAATGCAGCCAACCCGGTCTGCCTGATGCACCGCGTGCTCAGGTTCTGGGGCTGCTGCGCAGCCCAGCGGGGATAAATCCCCTCGCCACAACGTTTCACCCAACCACAGGGGTTATCGATCGTTCCTACGCTCCGCGTGGGAATGCATCCCGTGACGCTCTGCGTCAAGCGGAACGCGGAGCGTCCCTGGCGGCATTCCCACGCGGGAGCGTGGGAACGATCAGTCCGCGGTAATCGGGTCAGAGCTCTTCGCTGATCGGCAACACGTAGTTCTTGAACTCGGTGTCTTCCTTGAAGCCGATGGACTCGTAGGTTTTCTGCGCCACCTCGTTGTTGCTGCTGGTGGAGACGCGCATGCGTACGGCGTTGGTTTCCTTGGCCATTTTTTTCGCGGTGCGGATCAGGTTGTCGGCCACCAGTTGGCGGCGGGCGTCTTCGGCGACGTAGATGTCGTTGAGGATCCACACGCGCTTGAGCGACAGTGACGAGAAGCTTGGATAGAGCTGGCAGAAGCCCAGCAACCGGTTGTCATCGTCATCAGGCAACGCCAGGTAGATCACCGATTCCTTGCGGCGCAGGCGTTTTTCGAGGAAGGCTCGGGACGAATCCGGGTAGGGCAGCGAGCCATAGAATTCCCGGTATTTGACGAACAATGGGGTCAGCAGGTCCAGGTGTTCCAGGGTCGCTTGGATAATCCGCATAGTAGGTCTCGTCTGCAAAGGTCGACAGATACTCGGACAACAACGGCGTTCTGCCGTGCTTCGATGCTGCCTGAAAGCGGATCAAAAACGCAAACTTGTAAACGGATCAGCTTCGGGGCGGCATCAGTAGGAAGTTACCTTTCATATCGGCGGTGTTTTCCGAGTCTAGAGTTTGGACCTGGGCTTCGTCCTTCAGATTGACCCCCGAGAGCTGTCTGCGGCAGGCCTCGCGCATCAGGTAGATCAGGCGGTGGGCGGCCATGCCGTAGCTCAAACCTTCAAGGCGGACGTTGGAGATGCAGTTGCGATACGCATCGGTCAGGCCGACCTTGGGGTTGTAGGTGAAATACAAACCCAGGCTGTCGGGGGAACTGAGGCCGGGGCGTTCGCCGATCAGGATCACCGACATTTTTGCGCCGAGCCTCTGCGCCACCTCATCAGCCACCGCGACGCGGCCCTGTTCCACCAGAATCACTGGCGAGGTTGACCAACCATCAGCGGCGGTCTGTTCTTCCAGCCGCGCCAGGAACGGCAAGGTATGCCGATGCACCGCCAGCGCCGACAGGCCGTCGGCCACCACGATGGCCAGGTCTACGCCGCCGGGATTGGCCGCTGCGTAGTCCTCCAGGATTTGTACGGAGGACTCGTCGAGCCGTCGGCCCAGGTCCGGGCGCTGCAGGTAGCTGTTGCGGTCGCTGGCGGCGCTGTGCAGCAGCAGGCTTTCACGGCCGCGTTCGGTTAACTGTGCGCGAATGCCCTGGTGATCAAACGCCAGGTGCACCGCATCGCGGGCCTGGGCATGGGCGTACTGGAAGTCCAGTTGCGCCGAGGTTGGCAGGCTGGTGCCGGTGCGTCCCAGGGCGATGCGCGCCGGGGTGAGGTTGCGCAGATTCAGCCAAGGGTTTTGTGGATCTACAGGTTTTTTATCCATGGGCAGTTCTCTCATCCCAAATGCGGCTTATCCCAAATGAGCTAATGCGTGACGAAACGCCGGTGGCAGGTTGTCGCCGAACCGCACCCGGCCATCGGCCTGGGTGAAAATGCCCATGTTCGCCAGCCACGTTTCGAATTCCGGCGCCGGCTTCAGGCCCAGGGTCTGGCGGGCGTAGAGGGCGTCGTGGAACGAAGTGGTCTGGTAGTTGAGCATGATGTCGTCGGAGCCGGGGATGCCCATGATGAAGTTGATTCCGGCCACGCCCAGCAGGGTCAGCAGAGTGTCCATGTCGTCCTGGTCGGCTTCGGCGTGGTTTGTGTAGCAGATGTCGCAACCCATCGGCACGCCCAAAAGCTTGCCGCAGAAGTGATCTTCCAGGCCGGCGCGGATGATCTGTTTGCCGTTGTACAGGTATTCCGGGCCGATGAATCCTACAACCGTGTTCACCAAAAACGGCTTGAAATGCCGTGCGACGGCGTAGGCCCGGGTTTCGCAGGTCTGTTGATCGACACCGTGGTGGGCGTTGGCTGACAGGGCGCTGCCCTGGCCAGTTTCGAAATACATCAGGTTGTTGCCCAACGTGCCGCGATTCAGGCTCAGCCCGGCGTCGTAGCCTTCCTGCAAGATGTTCAGGTTGATGCCGAAACTGGCGTTGGCCGCTTCGGTGCCGGCGATGGACTGGAACACCAGGTCCAGGGGCACGCCACGGTTCGCCGCTTCAATGGAGGTGGTGACGTGGGTCAGCACGCAGCCTTGGGTCGGGATGTCGTAGCGCTGGATGATGGCGTCGAGCATTTCCAGCATGGCGCAGATCGACGCTGTGCTGTCGGTGGCCGGGTTGATGCCGATCATGGCGTCGCCATTGCCGAAGAGCAGGCCGTCGAGGATGCTTGCGGCGATCCCGGCGGGTTCGTCGGTGGGGTGGTTGGGTTGCAGGCGGGTCGACAGCCGCCCGCGCAGGCCGAGGGTGCCGCGAAATTTCGTCACCACGCGGATTTTCTGCGCCACCAGCACCAGATCCTGCACGCGCATGATCTTCGACACGGCGGCGACCATTTCCGGGGTCAGGCCCGGGGCCAGCGCCCGCAGGCTGTGTTCGTCGGCCGCATCGCTGAGCAGCCAGTCGCGAAAACCGCCGACGGTGAGGTGGCTGACGGCGGCGAAGGCCTGTTTATCGTGGGTGTCGACGATCAGTCGGGTGACTTCGTCGTCCTCGTAAGGAATCAGCATTTCTTGCAGGAAATGGCTGAGGGGCAGGTCGGCCAAGGCCATTTGCGCTGCTACGCGTTCGCCATCGTTGAGCGCCGCGACCTCGGCCAGAAAATCCCCGGAACGCGCCGGGCTGGCCTTGGCCATCAGGTCTTTGAGGCTGTCGAAGCGGTAGGTCTGGGCGCCGACCGTGTGTGCAAAACTGGCCATACAGGTTCTCCGTGACGGCGCCGCTGGGCGGCGCCGTGGTTTTCGGCGTTTTACAACTCAGTGCAAGGCTTCTTCAGCTTTCTGAATGGCCGCGAATTCTTCTTCGGGCGTGCCTGCTACCAAGTGATGCCGACTGTAGAACGCGAAGTAAGCAATTAACACTCCATAGATGATCGCCGCGCCGATGACCACCCGCGGATCCACCAGAAAGCCCGCTACTACGGCGATGCACGCCAGCACCAGGGCCACGCCCGAGGTGAAGATGCCGCCCGGTGTGCGGTATGGCCGGTCCATTTTGGGGCGGCGGATGCGCAGGGTGATGTGCGCGGCCATCATCAGCACGTAGGAGATGGTGGCGCCGAACACCGCCACCAGAATCAGCAGATCGCCCTGGCCGGTCAGGGACAGCCCGAAACCGATGATGCCGGGGATGATCAGCGCCAATACCGGTGCTTTGCTTTTATTGGTTTCGGAGAGCTTGCGTGGCAGGTAACCGGCGCGAGACAACGCGAAGATCTGCCGCGAGTAGGCGTAGATGATCGAGAAGAAGCTGGCGATCAGGCCCGCCAGGCCCACCAGGTTGACGAAGTTGCCCATCCAGGTCGAGCCGCCGTAGGCCTTGGCCAGGGCTTCCACCAGCGGGTTGCCCGAAGCCATCAGCGCATTGGAACCCGCACCGCCTGGGCCGATCACCAGAATCAGCAGGGCAAACGCCACCAGCACCAGCATGGCGCCGATCAGGCCGCGCGGCAGGTCGCGCTTGGGGTTCTTGGTTTCTTCAGCCGCCAGCGGTACGCCTTCCACGGCCAGGAAAAACCAGATGGCATACGGAATGGCTGCCCACACGCCGACATAGCCGAACGGCAGGAATGGGCTGGCGCCCGTGGCTGCGGTGACCGGGATGTCCAGCAGGTTGGCGACGTCGAAGTGCGGCACCATCGCCACCAGAAACACGCCCAGCGCCAGGGCAGCGACGGCGGTGATGATGAACATCAGTTTGAGCGCTTCACCCACGCCGAATATGTGGATGGCGATGAAGATGATGTAGAACGCCAGGTAGATCATCCAGCCGCCAATGCCGAATAGCGATTGGCAATACGCGCCGATGAACACGGCAATCGCCGCCGGGGCGATGGCGTATTCGATGAGGATCGCCGTGCCCGTGAGAAACCCGCCCCAGGGCCCGAATGCGCTACGGGCAAAGCCATAGCCGCCGCCGGCGGTAGGAATCATCGAGGACAGCTCGGCCAGGGAAAAGCACATGCACAGGTACATCGCGGCCATCAGCAGCGTGGCAAGAAACATCCCGCCCCAACCGCCCTGGGCCAGGCCGAAGTTCCAGCCGGCGTAGTCCCCGGAAATGACATACGCCACCCCCAGGCCCACCAGCAGGACCCAGCCCGCCGCGCCTTTTTTCAGTTCGCGTTGTTGGAAGTATTCGGAGCCGACTTTTTCAAAGTCGACCGAGGACGTTGCCGGTTGCGGGTTTGCTTGATCGCTTGGCATAAGGGTTTACCTGTTTTTATTGTTTTTTGGCCCTGTTGGAGCGGGGCTGCTCTTGGAACCGGTGTGTTGCATACAGCAGGGATGCAAG is drawn from Pseudomonas rhizophila and contains these coding sequences:
- a CDS encoding ATP-binding protein, yielding MKEVQHPPHAASLLESMRSIGYTLDSAVADLIDNSISAHAKEIYIEFRPNDTPYIAVIDDGKGMSHEALQNAMRHGSKNPLLERSGEDMGRYGLGLKTASISQCRRMTVISKQDANISAYCWDLDVVIEKGAWVMLQLEASEYQALPHFNQLSLQKTGTIVLWQNLDKLLIGETDPESALGMKMLTAREHLSLVFHRFLVKEGSKPKISIALNGSLIVPFDPFLTHHKATQPLDEEIFSVEGKKVVVKPFILPHISKLSNNDTQLVGGTEGVRSQQGFYIYRNRRLIIWGTWFRLARKDELSKLARVRVDIPNALDHLWTLDIKKSAAHPPEIVRLNLKRTVDRIRAVSGRTITFKGRKVSDSEVATGWNEVIDRSGVRFDINRKHPLISEFSKSLDKEGRMQLNLILGVIESSFPADALYNRMASDIRSDFANDSSVESINGMIADLLSNMPLDSPARKQLLMSLHLIEPFNLYPALTKKIIEEYES
- a CDS encoding DNA cytosine methyltransferase, with translation MNCDNPLQVVDLFAGPGGLGEGFSSLSGGRSFDILVSAEMDPFARSTLRLRAFYRALKKYNPAALEDYYYYCETAGVAQPWSSDSYKEWQHADTEARQIKLGSVEGNAELDRILEKRLDTSKPWVLIGGPPCQAYSIVGRARNKGNIDYKAEDDHRHFLYREYLRIIQRKRPAVFVMENVKGILSSKVGGTQIFPQILQDLADPDAALGIKNGTGKKYKICSLVSDDIYESGMEPDSIDFNNFIIRAEDYGIPQGRHRVILVGVSEDYVGGISEHKLASAPPVTVRDVLGNLPPLRSTLSRGNDTPDKWCNEILRHLETLHRDLISSEKKDLTLEMKLRIFRDSFSGGSLNNGGLRVKKTSSWSGSVNSDELNSWLTDSKLGVWLNHEARSHMSADLKRYIYASVFAQAHHYSPKGHQEFNLPGLAPDHKNWESGKFSDRFRVQIDRQHSSTITSHISKDGHYFIHYDPNQCRSLTVREAARLQTFPDNYFFLGNRTQQYHQVGNAVPPLLASKIARVVERIIKGRISSQRPERNVASMIS
- a CDS encoding very short patch repair endonuclease → MDVVDKETRSRMMAAITGKNTQPELALRRFLHANGYRFRLHRKDLPGKPDIVIPKLRTCIFVHGCFWHRHAGCRYATTPKTRSEFWAAKFSRNVERDLENVYALRSLGWRVITIWECEIKRGSECLSQLQHALQE
- a CDS encoding LexA family transcriptional regulator; translated protein: MKILSSGDRFRALLKEANIRSADFAKLYGVKSQHINNWFNRGIPPGRIYSIASLLTVSPQWLATGEGPQTPLGLGPGITYEAAENDGVYSVQETTDIELPLYKEAPIAPGETKTHIIEIPDQTIRLPRSHLESLEIDPGDAICTTMVGDSMAERIEDGSTLAIDRGLTQIVDGHIYALEHDGMLRIKYLHRIPGNRLRLRSHNCAAYPDEVFSAEQIEAQHIRVIGWVFWWSTLNKRRPPVFD
- the ppa gene encoding inorganic diphosphatase → MSYSKIPAGKDLPNDIYVAIEIPANHAPIKYEIDKDSDCLFVDRFMATPMFYPANYGFIPNTLADDGDPLDVLVVTPYPVAPGSVIRARPVGILNMTDDGGGDAKVIAVPHDKLSQLYVDVKEYTDLPALLIQQIEHFFENYKDLEKGKWVKIEGWAGADAAREAITKSVAAYKG
- a CDS encoding zinc-dependent peptidase, with the translated sequence MWSLSGWRRQRTLAKHPVSEETWQRVRHQLSFLDGISATEDQWLREACVLFLHDKHLSALPGVELHQEQRLLLAAQAQLPLMHLGDLNWYQGFHEIVLYPDDFLSPQRYRDASGIEHEWDGEHSGEAWPQGPIILAWDGVLASGGWDGYNLVIHELAHKLDMLNGDANGLPPLHADMRVKDWADAMQQAFDDLNRQLDQDPDAETVIDPYAAENPAEFFAVTSEYFFSAPDLLHQAYPRVYEQLKAFYRQDPLARLRQLQAEDPVYQASY
- a CDS encoding DedA family protein; the encoded protein is MDFNPLDLILHLDVYLDLLVTNYGPWIYAILFLVIFCETGLVVMPFLPGDSLLFIAGAVAAGGGMDPVLLGGLLMLAAILGDSTNYIIGRTAGERLFSNPNSKIFRRDYLQQTHDFYDKHGGKTVTLARFLPIIRTFAPFVAGVAKMPYPRFFAFSVLGTILWVGGLVTLGFFFGNVPFIKQNLSLLVLGIILLSLVPMIIGVIRSRLAASASKAHPR
- a CDS encoding GNAT family N-acetyltransferase, whose amino-acid sequence is MRIIQATLEHLDLLTPLFVKYREFYGSLPYPDSSRAFLEKRLRRKESVIYLALPDDDDNRLLGFCQLYPSFSSLSLKRVWILNDIYVAEDARRQLVADNLIRTAKKMAKETNAVRMRVSTSSNNEVAQKTYESIGFKEDTEFKNYVLPISEEL
- the eutC gene encoding ethanolamine ammonia-lyase subunit EutC; amino-acid sequence: MDKKPVDPQNPWLNLRNLTPARIALGRTGTSLPTSAQLDFQYAHAQARDAVHLAFDHQGIRAQLTERGRESLLLHSAASDRNSYLQRPDLGRRLDESSVQILEDYAAANPGGVDLAIVVADGLSALAVHRHTLPFLARLEEQTAADGWSTSPVILVEQGRVAVADEVAQRLGAKMSVILIGERPGLSSPDSLGLYFTYNPKVGLTDAYRNCISNVRLEGLSYGMAAHRLIYLMREACRRQLSGVNLKDEAQVQTLDSENTADMKGNFLLMPPRS
- a CDS encoding ethanolamine ammonia-lyase subunit EutB translates to MASFAHTVGAQTYRFDSLKDLMAKASPARSGDFLAEVAALNDGERVAAQMALADLPLSHFLQEMLIPYEDDEVTRLIVDTHDKQAFAAVSHLTVGGFRDWLLSDAADEHSLRALAPGLTPEMVAAVSKIMRVQDLVLVAQKIRVVTKFRGTLGLRGRLSTRLQPNHPTDEPAGIAASILDGLLFGNGDAMIGINPATDSTASICAMLEMLDAIIQRYDIPTQGCVLTHVTTSIEAANRGVPLDLVFQSIAGTEAANASFGINLNILQEGYDAGLSLNRGTLGNNLMYFETGQGSALSANAHHGVDQQTCETRAYAVARHFKPFLVNTVVGFIGPEYLYNGKQIIRAGLEDHFCGKLLGVPMGCDICYTNHAEADQDDMDTLLTLLGVAGINFIMGIPGSDDIMLNYQTTSFHDALYARQTLGLKPAPEFETWLANMGIFTQADGRVRFGDNLPPAFRHALAHLG
- the eat gene encoding ethanolamine permease, with protein sequence MPSDQANPQPATSSVDFEKVGSEYFQQRELKKGAAGWVLLVGLGVAYVISGDYAGWNFGLAQGGWGGMFLATLLMAAMYLCMCFSLAELSSMIPTAGGGYGFARSAFGPWGGFLTGTAILIEYAIAPAAIAVFIGAYCQSLFGIGGWMIYLAFYIIFIAIHIFGVGEALKLMFIITAVAALALGVFLVAMVPHFDVANLLDIPVTAATGASPFLPFGYVGVWAAIPYAIWFFLAVEGVPLAAEETKNPKRDLPRGLIGAMLVLVAFALLILVIGPGGAGSNALMASGNPLVEALAKAYGGSTWMGNFVNLVGLAGLIASFFSIIYAYSRQIFALSRAGYLPRKLSETNKSKAPVLALIIPGIIGFGLSLTGQGDLLILVAVFGATISYVLMMAAHITLRIRRPKMDRPYRTPGGIFTSGVALVLACIAVVAGFLVDPRVVIGAAIIYGVLIAYFAFYSRHHLVAGTPEEEFAAIQKAEEALH